The Elaeis guineensis isolate ETL-2024a chromosome 5, EG11, whole genome shotgun sequence DNA segment ATGTGCAACTTCACGTGAACTTGTTGGTTTGTTGTGGCACAATGTATACTAGTGTACGTAAAAACTATGGATTATAATTAATACTTAATTCGATGTGGGTAGAATTGTCTCCAATATCCATTACTATGTCTCACTATCGATCTCAACTCTCACGATACCAAAGTTGGTGTTCAAAATGAGAAGCTATCTTCTAGCTCAACCGGAATGGGATTGGAAAAGGACCTGtgcttttttttggtagaaggaaGGGATTGGAAAGGACTTGTGTTTGCAAGCTTATGTATAGAAAGAATGGCTGAGCCGGTTCATGTCAATTTATTAActgaaattgaaagaaaaatcataagAATGCCAATAAATGCGGGAAGAAAAATATCAATCAGATCAAAACCTCTACAACAGATTTTGATCATTGATCTATACCTTTACATATGCgaacaattttaattttaatgcaCAAGGCTACGAGGCATGTTTTCTAATAGAATAAGAGAAATGCTTTGCAAACAAGCTTTGCTGTGGTGGAATATTACAGACATCTGGAATGAAAAAGCACGCTCTAATTAACAGGGAGAATACCATGCAAATGATGCTTACTCTCGTGAAGGTAAATCTTGGTGCTTGATAGTATTGTTGTGctgtaaaatatgaaaaaaatttggttgCAATGATGATATGTCAAATTTATCACAACTCAATAAGAATGCTTGTATTTCATCGATTGTCATATATTTCACTGATTCTTATGATGATATCCCATATATACTGTCCCACAGATTTTTGATTTTCGATTGAATTGTTACAAGTTTGACACGATATCAATGAAAATATTCTCGTAAAACACATCCAATAGCTCAAAAAGCTGGTTGGTTCCTGTAGTTAGCAAGAATGATAATTCACTACTAGCTGCAATCTGCATATGTAGACTGACCAAGTTGTCTAGGAATTCTCGTTGGAGGCCTTGAGATATAGATACATCTACACACACTtattatgtatgcatgcatgtgtgtgtgtaatATATGCCAATGAAAGGTCAACCCACTTTTGTCTATATTGACTTTTCCCTGGAACCCTTGCACCTATGACCAAGTTTCATGTCATGTTTCTTTGTGTAGTGGTGTGCCTCTCTAACTAGTCATCTTGGCGGGCAATCTAACCTTCACATGAATCTCAAGGTTCTCTTGGGTGGGTTCCTCTTATGGAGCTCAACTACGGGTGCCTTTACGGCTATATCTGTTGCGCATCAGCTTCATTCTTTGGGAATCGGGTTGAGCAGCAAAAGCCCTCTTAACAGTATCAATGAaacattattcaaaaaaaatcttatcggTTGCACGTGCTTATACATGAGAGAGTGTGTGCGTATCAAGCCACGCTCAGACATGCCAATGTGGACATAGAAAAAGATCGATGCAAGGGAAGGATGCATCATGCATGTATATGAAATGTCACCATGGCACATAGATACGATTCGTTTGTTGCACCTAATGATACTTGTATAGATAGAGACTTTTGCTAGTTGTGACACATAGGTAGGAGGTTGGCCTCAATTCTCTCCTGTTCGAGTTGTGCCATCATGTCCCCAACCACCTGGCGATGCTAATGACCTGGGCTCGCCCAGCGTGTTGTCGAGCTAGCGGGTTCAAATTTTGAACTGCTTTAGCCGTAGATATTTGTGCATCAAAAGAATACAAGAGAAACAATTGAAGGCATGTTTTATTGTTTGAGAAGCGAAGAATTACAAAAGGAAGGGGAAAAGCGAGAAATAatggggggaaaaaaaaagatgaaagaaagaaagaaacgcaTGCCATCCAATCGATAACATATTTCCCTTTCAAAACAGCGTCTCACTCTGCTGTCCTGTGTTAATTCCAGAAGCCACACTCAAATGAAACTCTTTGATGATCAGTGGGTAACCACGAGAGGGGAAAAGTTACCGCAAGGCATAACAAATGTCGAGGGGGAAAATTGGAAAAGACTAGTGAATCCGGAAGAGATGGTCAAAGGTCTCAACACTTGGGAAGATCAGACGGTGGAGGCAGCAACTTCTGATTGGGGAGGGGTCCATCGTTCACCACCCACGCCATCCTCAAGCCCCAGCTCGTGTGCACGTCCAGGTGGCAGTGCATGAACCACACACCTGTCACAACGAAGTCATTAATTCTCTGTCGTCTTTGACACATAGCCCACAGACCATCTCATGGGTCTTCCACAGCCCAAAACAACGATCCCACAGGCCTCGTTATCATTAAATAtaaacatacaaaaaaaaatggATTATATAACTATATATTAACTCACCAGGGTTGTCGGCCTGGAATCGGATGGCGACCCAGCCGCCAGCCGGAACTCCGAACGTGTTCCTCTCGATTGGATCTGCAAGATTGAACTTGGCCGGGTCCTTTGATGGGTCGTAGTTCCCGAACCCCTGGCCCACCACGAAGAAGTTGAAGCCATGCAGGTGCAGTGGGTGGCTCTCGTTCCCCTGGATGCTGGTGTCCTGCATGACCAGCTCCACGCTCGCGTTGAAGGGGAGCACCACCGCCTTGGTCCCGTTGGTCACGAAGGTGTTGTTCGGGGGAGTCCCCGTGTAGTTGAACGGGAACGGAGGATTGCTCGGGAAGTCGGTCGTGTACACCCCCTTGGACTGCCCCAAGAAGTGGGCCTGCAGGAGGGCGGTGCTCGGCAGCGCGAAGGAGATGTTGTTCACAGAGGCGGCAAATTTCGTGCCGTTGGGACCCTGGCAGGTCTGGTTCTTGGGGCAAGGGCTGGTTCCGAGGCCTACCGTGAAGTAGAATCGTTTGTCCACGGTCTGCGGCACGTTCGCCGGGAACTGAGCGTTTGCCAAGCTACGTAGCTTGCCGGTGAAGTTGGCGGCGAAGGCGGTGTCGTTGAGTGATGGTAGAGTCGGTTTCGAGAGTGGAAGGTTCTTGTTGGAAGGAGTTGAGGGGGTGTATTTGTATTCGAGGAGGCCGGCGGTGGTGGTGTTGTCGAAGGTCCCGAGACCGGTGGCGTAGGGCCTGGCGGCCATGAGGAAGGTGGCGCCGGGGAAGCTGGGCTTGGTTCTGAGGAGAACGTTGGTGGTTTGGCCTGGCGTGATGAGGATGGTGTCGCTGTTGAATGGCTTCGTGTAGATGGCGTCGACTTCGACAACGGTGAGCGTGTGGTTGGCAATGCTGAAGAAGAGCTCGTCGTTGAGTGCAGCGTTGATCATGCGGAGGAGGTACGTCTTCCCGGGCTTCACCTTCAGCTTAAACGTATCCACTAATATGAATGAAAGCAAAAACAAAAATAATGGTCACTGTATCCTCGGTGACGAGATATTTAATTAGAAAGATGAATGCGATTCTTAATTCCAAGAATGATCCAATGCTTGTCGAAGGGGTGGATTTGGTTGAGCTAGCCTGGATTGTCATGCATTCAGAGTCCTAAAGGTCCATTCTGGCTGATATTTAGTTTGTTGATGAGTTGTTATATAT contains these protein-coding regions:
- the LOC105044374 gene encoding laccase-10, whose product is MDATSTISMATLLLALFTLLALPGLSFASITRHYKFDIQRKNVTRLCHTRSIVTVNGKFPGPKIVAREGDRVIVKVINHIKNNVTIHWHGVRQIQTGWADGPAYITQCPIQRGQTYVYNFTIVGQRGTLLWHAHISWMRVTLYGAIIILPKRGVPYPFPKPYKEIPVIFGEWFNADPEAVIAQALQTGAGPNVSDAYTINGLPGPLYNCSKVDTFKLKVKPGKTYLLRMINAALNDELFFSIANHTLTVVEVDAIYTKPFNSDTILITPGQTTNVLLRTKPSFPGATFLMAARPYATGLGTFDNTTTAGLLEYKYTPSTPSNKNLPLSKPTLPSLNDTAFAANFTGKLRSLANAQFPANVPQTVDKRFYFTVGLGTSPCPKNQTCQGPNGTKFAASVNNISFALPSTALLQAHFLGQSKGVYTTDFPSNPPFPFNYTGTPPNNTFVTNGTKAVVLPFNASVELVMQDTSIQGNESHPLHLHGFNFFVVGQGFGNYDPSKDPAKFNLADPIERNTFGVPAGGWVAIRFQADNPGVWFMHCHLDVHTSWGLRMAWVVNDGPLPNQKLLPPPSDLPKC